In the Verrucomicrobiia bacterium genome, one interval contains:
- a CDS encoding L-threonylcarbamoyladenylate synthase — MTYFTDRNHPQVTELLKTGAVGVLRTDTLYGIVTSVFHEAAVERLYAVRGRERNKACILLISDERDMFDIPPEQLREVLKTAWPGPVSVVVPAPSAPGYLPKVDGTLAYRLPADAELRELLRHTGPLLAPSANLAGQPPAKNIAAAKAYFGDKIDFYTDSGEVSDSAPSQILKLEPSGAVVRLR; from the coding sequence ATGACTTATTTTACAGATAGAAATCATCCTCAAGTTACAGAACTCCTAAAAACAGGGGCGGTGGGCGTCTTGCGTACCGATACTTTGTACGGCATTGTTACATCGGTTTTTCATGAAGCAGCGGTCGAGCGGCTGTATGCGGTGCGTGGCCGCGAGCGCAATAAAGCCTGTATTTTACTGATAAGCGACGAAAGAGATATGTTCGATATTCCTCCCGAGCAACTGAGGGAAGTTTTAAAGACCGCCTGGCCCGGACCAGTGAGTGTGGTGGTGCCAGCACCGTCGGCCCCAGGCTACTTGCCAAAAGTTGACGGCACGTTGGCGTATCGTTTGCCAGCCGATGCAGAGTTGCGGGAGCTTTTGCGCCACACTGGGCCGTTACTAGCTCCGAGCGCAAACTTAGCTGGACAGCCGCCAGCTAAAAATATTGCAGCGGCCAAAGCCTATTTTGGCGATAAAATTGATTTTTACACCGATAGCGGCGAGGTGAGTGATAGCGCTCCATCGCAGATTTTAAAGCTCGAACCAAGCGGGGCAGTGGTGCGACTCCGATGA
- the trmB gene encoding tRNA (guanosine(46)-N7)-methyltransferase TrmB has product MIDPKEFIITRKRKKYRFALFHNSPLAHEAEGWRQITDFSPDVLEVGAGTGLFSVAAAQLTPDKRFVAIDVKADRLQKGARKAEEQGLTNVRFVRTPADALLEDFTAHSLSSIWVTFPDPFPKKRAAKHRLTHRRFLALYQTLLTPQGALYFKTDNHPLFDWSLEELVQNGWRIDQLTYDLHASDLPSLYKQLTTYEQRFLGEGLTICFVRALPPIVAAPTHQ; this is encoded by the coding sequence ATGATCGATCCTAAAGAGTTTATTATCACCCGCAAGCGCAAAAAATATCGTTTTGCGCTGTTTCACAACTCGCCACTCGCTCACGAAGCAGAAGGCTGGCGCCAGATTACAGATTTCTCCCCCGATGTGCTTGAAGTTGGGGCGGGCACGGGCTTGTTTTCGGTGGCGGCGGCCCAGTTAACACCCGATAAACGCTTCGTTGCCATTGACGTCAAAGCCGACCGCTTGCAAAAAGGCGCCCGGAAAGCCGAAGAGCAAGGGCTGACAAATGTCCGGTTTGTCCGCACGCCTGCCGATGCACTGCTGGAAGATTTCACTGCTCATTCATTAAGCAGTATTTGGGTAACCTTCCCCGACCCGTTCCCTAAAAAACGGGCTGCCAAGCACAGGCTGACACACCGGCGATTTCTGGCACTTTACCAAACGCTTCTTACACCACAGGGTGCACTGTATTTTAAAACCGATAACCATCCTTTATTCGATTGGAGTCTGGAAGAACTGGTGCAAAATGGCTGGCGAATTGACCAATTAACCTATGATCTTCATGCATCAGACTTGCCATCACTGTATAAACAGCTCACCACCTACGAACAGCGCTTTTTAGGTGAAGGGCTGACTATTTGTTTTGTTCGGGCGTTGCCGCCAATTGTTGCCGCACCCACGCATCAATAG